A window from Chroicocephalus ridibundus chromosome 11, bChrRid1.1, whole genome shotgun sequence encodes these proteins:
- the SLC23A1 gene encoding LOW QUALITY PROTEIN: solute carrier family 23 member 1 (The sequence of the model RefSeq protein was modified relative to this genomic sequence to represent the inferred CDS: inserted 1 base in 1 codon) produces MAAFQPATPHRGPARVVTKVLPTAIKPPXAVTSVPGPHRRRMGTRSGDLAQPQNGNSTLAPVGPPHPPGKELPAVGRDPGAATGPPRREVDMLYRIEDVPPWYLCILLGFQHYLTCFSGTIAVPFLLAESLCVGKDQLTVSYLIGTIFTCVGITTLIQTTVGIRLPLFQASALAFLIPAKSILALEKWRCPPEEQIYGNWTLPLNTSHIWQPRMREIQGAIVVSSLVEVAIGLLGLPGALLSYIGPLTVTPTVSLIGLSVFQAAGERAGSHWGIAALTIFLIILFAQYLRNITICLPGYRRGRGFVLLRVQIFKLFPIIMAIMVVWLLCYVLTRTGVFPSRPEEYGYKARTDARGEILSVAPWFRVPYPCQWGLPTVTSAAVLGMFSATLAGIIESIGDYYSCARLAGAPPPPVHAINRGIFTEGVSCIIAGLLGTGNGSTSSSPNIGVLGITKVGSRRVIQYGAGIMLILGTIGKFTALFASLPDPILGGMFCTLFGMITAVGLSNLQFVDMNSSRNLFVLGFAMFFGLTLPNYLDSHPKAINTGVPELDQILTVLLTTEMFVGGTIAFVLDNTIPGTAEERGLVQWKAGAHSDSAASASLRSYDFPFGMRAVRRSRWLKRVPICPVFTGFKARARDDGTAAVATEGTADGLSVCTKI; encoded by the exons ATGGCCGCCTTCCAGCCTGCCACCCCGcaccgcggcccggcccgggtgGTGACTAAAGTCCTTCCCACGGCCATAAAACCCC GTGCGGTGACATCGGTGCCGGGGCCGCATCGCCGGAGGATGGGGACCCGCTCGGGAGACCTGGCTCAGCCCCAG AACGGGAACTCGACTCTCGCCCCCGTCGGGCCCCCGCATCCCCCGGGGAAGGAGCTGCCGGCGGTGGGCAGG GACCCCGGGGCGGCCACCGGGCCCCCCCGGCGGGAGGTGGACATGCTCTACAGGATCGAGGATGTGCCCCCCTGGTACCTCTGCATCCTCCTCGGCTTCCAG CACTACCTGACCTGCTTCAGCGGCACCATCGCCGTCCCCTTCCTGCTGGCCGAGAGCCTGTGCGTGGGCAAGGACCAGCTCACCGTCAGCTACCTCATCGGCACCATCTTCACCTGCGTCGGCATCACCACCCTCATCCAGACCACCGTGGGCATCAG gctgcccctCTTCCAGGCGAGCGCGCTGGCCTTCCTCATCCCCGCCAAGTCCATCCTAGCCCTGGAGAAGTGGCGATGCCCACCTGAAG agcAGATCTATGGCAACTGGACGCTGCCGCTCAACACCTCCCACATCTGGCAGCCCCGCATGCGAGAG ATCCAGGGGGCCATCGTGGTGTCCAGCCTGGTGGAGGTGGCCATCGGGCTGCTGGGGCTCCCCGGGGCGCTGCTCAGCTACATCGGGCCGCTGACCGTCACCCCCACCGTCTCCCTCATCGGCCTCTCCGTCTTCCAGGCGGCCGGCGAGCGGGCcggctcccactggggcatcgcCGCGCT GACCATCTTCCTGATCATCCTGTTTGCCCAGTACCTGCGGAACATCACCATTTGCCTGCCCGGCTACCGGCGGGGCAGAGGCTTCGTCCTGCTCCGCGTCCAGATCTTCAAGTTGTTCCCG ATCATCATGGCCATCATGGTGGTGTGGCTGCTCTGCTACGTGCTGACGCGCACCGGCGTCTTCCCCAGCCGGCCCGAGGAGTACGGCTACAAGGCCCGGACGGACGCCCGGGGGGAGATCCTCTCCGTGGCACCCTGGTTCCGCGTCCCCTACCCCT GCCAGTGGGGTCTGCCCACGGTGACCTCGGCGGCCGTGCTGGGCATGTTCAGCGCCACGCTGGCGGGCATCATCGAGTCCATCGGGGACTACTACTCCTGCGCCCGGCTGGccggagcccccccgccccctgtgCACGCCATTAACAG gggcatttTCACCGAAGGCGTCTCCTGCATCATCGCGGGGCTGCTGGGAACCGGCAACGgctccacctcctccagccccaacATCGGCGTCCTGGGCATCACCAAG gtggggagcaggagggtgatCCAGTACGGGGCCGGCATCATGCTCATCTTGGGGACCATCGGCAAGTTCACGGCGCTCTTCGCCTCCCTGCCCGACCCCATCCTCGGCGGCATGTTCTGCACCTTATTCG GCATGATCACGGCCGTCGGCCTCTCCAACCTGCAGTTCGTCGACATGAACTCCTCCCGCAACCTCTTCGTGCTGGGCTTCGCCATGTTTTTCGGGCTGACGCTGCCGAACTACCTGGATTCCCACCCCAAGGCCATTAACACAG GTGTCCCCGAGCTGGACCAGATACTGACGGTGCTGCTAACGACGGAGATGTTCGTCGGGGGGACCATCGCCTTCGTCCTGGACAACACCATCCCGG GGACGGCGGAGGAGCGCGGGCTGGTGCAGTGGAAGGCAGGCGCGCACTCGGACAGCGCGGCCAGCGCCAGCCTGAGGAGCTACGACTTCCCCTTCGGGATGCGGGCGGTGAGGAGGAGCCGGTGGCTGAAGCGCGTGCCCATCTGCCCCGTCTTCACCGGGTTTAAGGCCCGGGCGAGGGACGACGGCACGGCGGCGGTGGCCACAGAGGGCACCGCGGACGGGCTCTCCGTGTGCACGAAGATCTGA
- the PROB1 gene encoding proline-rich basic protein 1, with protein MPRGKRDPVLLSHAELPSTDGEGSRSGGDGRRSASEEEGHLPGLPCDDLTKSMSGSSVSSYHSALCSEGTETFKDCLEFLDEEGTPPPPAGAPGIPPLPGPLARPRQAQLSIAAKNSPAPGQGGRMGPLGGDRLPATTATTASGELGLPRQPGGMLSGAPSDSDEADGEVRALTARAFRSLSGPPGARLDMCSSHTSSSLSNSLSEDGGRPRRWPVAGGESRGAVLLGLLGKEQFECVDVELESGEARKGHGKKRTVPKRQILLKRKERKEAGFSPWGDSPAPQPLPPARKEPPSKGRAIGEDFRLNYKQFMKTASLDTDAGKTRAASCLVKNVLAKKMQYEQRIKMEQKGLRGSSTSSGPSSAGTDLLGDGLEGKSSSLSRSDCSFSAEDLRGGGMPVAVGATTTTHPTKGVVLSEATRESVCKLKTTFNELNERMKYQEVLEGHRLPSTTEEPATERIRYQRARALFEAQPDAGKTLDVAPRFERGPKPWPSLRQRAIRPSHPQTFPFENDSLARPATPPRRLFTSRAREVRLVPQSQQEEKPPAVPRQPPNPGTLARGSPPGSPPKLKDNGKGRIPQPRDVRKLVKSSYSLCFGTAGAAHGTTAPASGGEPPLAAPLVIHCTSVRRRETTTEPGDREVLAAAGQEPAPAHAEVAAKLASGQPSPAQGSPVQITRVQATRKEVAASEEPPASPPRRERSELRVPPRAPTAEGVPHVESHLHVLVGRRSPAAAAEGSLAQSSTVLRTEKTVLLPPPPPSPTEGKDGHGHGGTRGLCATEGPTSTVQQHGNSDGEDPRAGPLAGSSVNPQPEKLSERSAPKPPTSEQVSAGRSSSSAVSTGPTTPFRAGEASESPSGRLPEQREAWEYLPKWPVATEPYLPASLTENSNYLAIPVKAPKSSPMPKLPSVPNPASGSFGTPMVPKLVSASFGTPLIPNPASTSFGTPLVPNTASRSFGTPVLPNPVSGSFGTPLVPDLASTSFGTPLVPTPASTSFGTPMVPNPVSASFGTPLVANLASTSFGAPLVPNPASGSFGTPLVPNLASTSFGAPLVPNPASTSFGAPLVPNPASGSFGTPLVPNPASTSFGTPLVPNPASTSFGTPSVPKPASASFGTPTVPNAASASFGTPFIPNPSSVSFGTSLVPNPSSASFGTPLVPNLTNSSLGIPLVPNPASSSFGSPLVTNPVPTSLGHPSASNVASSSFGFPLAPNPGSAPLGTGVSPTASGEAPWSKPSPEHPLLRPPEGPAAAEHPVPLPPAPLPPAQPQPRLEDAPHFLRRTDGASPSSKSTPSPTKPFAPHQPTHRRMLVDPGNGKCYYMEPPRQPQLKTLYDPETGQYLEVLIPPVASHAGLYQAPFNPLVMAPGVYAPPYVPYGSFPGLPAAPPPAAPSPAHPDLPAAENPVFSGTFSPAPKGEGPPAAGGPDCGYLESMYYIPTGMRASPSPGQPPARTSPAGPEKEPLLRM; from the exons ATGCCCCGCGGGAAGAGGGACCCCGTCCTGCTGTCCCACGCTGAACTGCCCAGCACTGACGGCGAGGGTTCCCGCAGCGGTGGGGACGGCCGGCGGTCCGCATCGGAGGAGGAGGGCCACCTCCCCGGCCTCCCCTGTGACGACCTCACCAAGAGCATGTCGGGCTCCTCCGTCTCCTCCTACCACTCTGCCCTGTGCTCGGAGGGGACAGAGACCTTCAAGGACTGCCTGGAGTTTCTGGACGaggaggggacaccccccc CTCCGGCAGGGGCCCCTGGCATCCCCCCACTGCCCGGCCCCCTCGCCCGCCCGCGGCAGGCTCAGCTGTCCATTGCGGCTAAGAATAGCCCggcgccggggcaggggggcaggatgGGTCCCCTCGGCGGGGACCGGCTGcctgccaccactgccaccaccgcCAGCGGGGAGCTGGGTCTGCCCCGGCAGCCCGGGGGGATGCTCAGCGGGGCGCCCAGCGATTCCGACGAGGCAGATGGTGAGGTGCGGGCACTGACAGCCAGGGCTTTCCGCAGCCTCTCCGGTCCCCCCGGCGCCCGCCTCGACATGTGCAGCTCCCacacctcctccagcctctccaacTCACTGTCAGAGGacggcgggcggccgcggcggtgGCCAGTGGCCGGCGGTGAGTCCCGGGGTGCAGTG ctgctgggcttGCTGGGAAAGGAGCAGTTTGAGTGTGTGGATGTGGAGCTGGAGAGCGGGGAGGCCAGGAAGGGCCACGGCAAGAAGAGGACCGTCCCTAAGCGCCAGATCCtgctgaagaggaaggagaggaaggaggcaggttTCAGCCCCTGGGGTGACAgcccagccccccaacccctgccccCTGCCAGGAAGGAGCCTCCCAGCAAGGGGAGGGCCATTGGAGAGGACTTCAGGCTCAACTACAAGCAGTTCATGAAGACTGCCTCCCTGGACACTGATGCCGGCAAGACCAGGGCGGCCTCTTGCCTGGTGAAAAACGTCCTCGCCAAGAAAATGCAGTACGAGCAGAGGATCAAGATGGAGCAgaaggggctgcggggcagctcGACCTCCTCCGGGCCGTCCTCCGCTGGCACCGACCTGCTGGGGGATGGCCTGGAGGGCAAGTCCAGCTCGCTTTCCCGCTCGGACTGCAGCTTCTCAGCCGAGGACCTGCGGGGCGGCGGGATGCCGGTGGCCGTgggggccaccaccaccacccatccTACCAAGGGAGTGGTGCTGAGCGAGGCGACGAGGGAGAGCGTCTGCAAGCTGAAAACGACTTTCAATGAACTCAACGAGAGGATGAAGTACCAGGAGGTGTTGGAGGGCCACCGGCTGCCGAGCACCACCGAGGAACCGGCGACGGAAAGGATCCGCTACCAGCGAGCGCGTGCCTTGTTTGAAGCCCAACCGGACGCGGGGAAGACGCTGGATGTTGCCCCCAGATTTGAGAGAGGGCCGAAGCCGTGGCCCAGCTTGAGGCAGCGAGCCATCCGCCCTAGCCACCCCCAAACCTTTCCCTTCGAGAACGACAGCCTGGCACGTCCCGCCACGCCGCCCCGACGCCTCTTCACCTCTCGGGCGCGGGAGGTGAGGCTGGTGCCGCAGAGCCAGCAGGAGGAGAAGCCACCAGCAGTGCCCCGCCAGCCGCCCAACCCCGGCACCCTGGCCCGGGGGTCCCCTCCAGGCAGCCCCCCCAAGCTGAAAGATAATGGGAAGGGGcgcatcccccagccccgggacgTGCGCAAGCTGGTGAAGAGCAGCTACAGCCTCTGCTTCGGGACTGCCGGCGCAGCCCACGGCACCACGGCACCGGCCAGCGGTGGGGAGCCGCCGCTGGCCGCTCCGCTCGTCATCCACTGCACCTCGGTCCGCCGACGGGAGACGACAACTGAGCCAggggacagggaagtgctggcagctgctggccaAGAGCCAGCCCCGGCACACGCCGAGGTTGCCGCAAAGCTTGCCAGTGGCCAGCCTTCACCTGCCCAAGGCTCCCCCGTGCAAATCACAAGGGTCCAGGCCACGCGGAAGGAGGTGGCTGCTTCAGAGGAGCCACCGGCATCCCCTCCGCGCCGGGAGAGGAGCGAGCTCCGGGTGCCACCGCGGGCGCCAACAGCCGAGGGGGTGCCACATGTGGAGTCCCATCTCCATGTCCTGGTGGGACGGCGGTCCCCGGCAGCAGCTGCGGAGGGCTCCCTGGCTCAGAGCAGCACCGTGCTGCGGACGGAGAAGACAGTTCTCCTcccgccaccaccaccaagtCCCACGGAGGGAAAGGATGGACATGGCCACGGTGGCACCAGAGGGCTCTGTGCCACCGAGGGGCCCACGTCAACAGTGCAGCAGCATGGCAACAGTGACGGTGAGGACCCCCGTGCTGGACCTCTCGCTGGCAGCAGCGTGAACCCACAGCCTGAGAAACTGTCGGAGAGAAGCGCACCAAAGCCACCCACAAGTGAGCAGGTGTCGGcggggaggagcagcagctctgcagtcagcactggtcccaccaccccatttCGAGCCGGGGAGGCCAGTGAAAGTCCCTCAGGCCGACTGCCGGAGCAGAGGGAGGCCTGGGAGTATTTACCGAAGTGGCCGGTCGCCACTGAGCCATACCTTCCTGCTTCCCTGACGGAGAACTCCAACTACTTAGCAATTCCTGTGAAAGCCCCCAAATCCTCTCCAATGCCAAAGCTGCCCTCGGTCCCCAATCCAGCCAGTGGGTCCTTTGGGACCCCCATGGTTCCCAAGCTGGTCAGTGCATCCTTTGGGACCCCCTTAATCCCCAATCCAGCCAGCACATCCTTTGGGACCCCATTGGTCCCCAACACAGCCAGCAGGTCCTTTGGAACCCCCGTGCTCCCCAACCCAGTCAGCGGGTCCTTTGGGACCCCCTTGGTCCCCGACCTGGCTAGTACATCCTTTGGGACCCCTTTGGTCCCCACCCCGGCCAGCACATCCTTTGGAACCCCCATGGTCCCCAACCCAGTCAGCGCGTCCTTTGGGACCCCCTTGGTCGCCAACCTGGCTAGTACATCCTTTGGGGCCCCCTTGGTCCCCAACCCAGCCAGTGGGTCCTTTGGGACCCCCTTGGTCCCCAACCTGGCTAGTACATCCTTTGGGGCCCCCTTGGTCCCCAACCCGGCCAGCACATCCTTTGGGGCCCCCTTGGTCCCCAACCCAGCCAGTGGGTCCTTTGGGACCCCCTTGGTCCCCAACCCGGCCAGCACATCCTTTGGAACCCCCTTGGTCCCCAACCCGGCCAGCACATCTTTTGGAACCCCCTCAGTCCCCAAGCCTGCCAGTGCTTCCTTTGGGACCCCCACGGTCCCCAAT GCAGCCAGCGCATCCTTTGGGACCCCCTTCATCCCTAATCCATCCAGCGTATCCTTTGGGACCTCCTTGGTCCCCAATCCATCCAGCGCATCCTTTGGGACACCCTTGGTCCCTAACCTGACCAACTCATCACTTGGGATCCCCTTGGTCCCCAACCCAGCCAGCTCATCCTTTGGATCCCCCTTGGTCACCAACCCCGTCCCCACTTCCCTTGGACACCCATCAGCTTCCAACGTGGCCAGCTCATCCTTTGGATTCCCATTGGCTCCCAACCCAGGTAGTGCTCCCCTGGGGACTGGCGTGtcccccacagccagtggggaaGCACCCTGGAGCAAACCCAGCCCCGAGCACCCCCTGCTCCGACCCCCTGAGGGCCCGGCTGCTGCGGAGCACCCAGTGCCGCTGCCCCCAGcaccgctgcccccagcccagccccagcctcgcCTCGAGGACGCTCCCCATTTCCTCAGGAGGACTGACGGTGCCTCGCCGAGCAGTAAGAGCACACCGAGCCCCACCAAGCCCTTTGCGCCCCACCAGCCCACGCACCGGAGGATGCTCGTCGACCCCGGCAACGGGAAATGCTACTACATGGAGCCTCCACGGCAGCCCCAGCTGAAAACGCTCTACGACCCCGAGACAGGGCAGTACCTGGAGGTGCTCATCCCACCGGTGGCATCGCACGCCGGGCTCTACCAGGCTCCTTTCAACCCCCTGGTCATGGCCCCAGGGGTCTACGCTCCACCCTATGTGCCCTACGGCAgcttcccggggctcccagcagccccaccgcctgcagccccctccccggcacacCCCGACCTGCCGGCTGCCGAAAACCCCGTCTTCTCCGGGACCTTCAGCCCTGCTCCCAAGGGCGAGGGGCCACCCGCTGCCGGGGGTCCTGACTGCGGGTACCTGGAGAGCATGTACTACATCCCCACGGGGATGCGGGCCAGCCCCAGTCCcggccagccccctgcccgcacCAGCCCTGCCGGGCCCGAGAAGGAACCGCTGCTCCGGATGTGA
- the MZB1 gene encoding marginal zone B- and B1-cell-specific protein has protein sequence MDVAASAGCRCVGRASALAGRPRGVYSRPAPPPWRFRHRGRMQPVLAAWLALSLLAGTGAQDMCGEPSTRSVSAPQLSPEERLSPHMPESLRCDACHAIAFQIEEQLRRAEGKVGRKALSESDYVEVLERSCSQGWESYGVQELDGEKRLAGPGLPRQEPMTVMVTGGPWPGRLSKMCHGYVGEQGEAQIYGAHRQGPAALRELLCHGDKGPCAGGKAGGPSPPKALQNEL, from the exons ATGGACGTGGCCGCCTCAGCCGGATGCAGGTGCGTCGGCCGCGCATCAGCGCTCGCTGGCCGGCCCAGGGGGGTTTATAGCCGCCCCGCGCCTCCGCCCTGGCGCTTTCGGCATCGTGGCAGGATGCAGCCGGTGCTGGCGGCGTGGCTGGCCCTGAGCCTGCTGGCAGGGACGGGGGCCCAGGACATGTGCGGGGAACCCTCCACCCGCTCCGTCTCCGcgccccagctcagccccgagGAGCGGCTCTCACCCCACATGCCCGAGTCCCTGCGCTGCGACGCCTGCCACGCCATCGCCTTCCAG ATCGAGGAGCAGCTGCGCAGGGCGGAGGGGAAGGTGGGCAGGAAGGCGCTGAGCGAGTCTGACTACGTGGAggtgctggagaggagctgctcgcagggctgggagag ctACGGTGTGCAGGAGCTGGACGGGGAGAAGcggctggcggggccggggctgccgagGCAGGAGCCCATGACCGTGATGGTGACAGGGGGGCCCTGGCCGGGCAG GCTGTCCAAGATGTGCCACGGCTACGTGGGCGAGCAGGGGGAGGCGCAGATCTACGGGGCTCACCGGCAGGGCCCGGCCGCGCTGCGGGAGCTGCTCTGCCACGGGGACAAGGGGCCCTGCGCCGGCGGCAAGGCCGGGGGGCCGTCCCCGCCCAAGGCGCTGCAGAACGAGCTGTAG